DNA sequence from the Triticum dicoccoides isolate Atlit2015 ecotype Zavitan unplaced genomic scaffold, WEW_v2.0 scaffold190420, whole genome shotgun sequence genome:
CTGGTTGGTCGGAGCATGATGCAACCCACAGACGTCCATTCCTCTTCCCTGCTGGTAACTCCTTTATCTCTTTTGTGCTCCGGCAATGGAAAATTGATCCTAATTTAGGGAGGCATTCCCTTTGCTAAATAGATAGTAGTAGGTTCTTAAATTCTTTGTTTGCCCTGCAGATTGTGTATGCTTAATCGCTCTGGGAGGGAGTTTTTCCTTGAGACCGAGGGCGTCTTGATAGCCATCCAGGTTGCTGCCGCCACAAAGGTTTGCTTCCCTCTCTTCTCATGTTATTTGTTTCCCAGCTCTGAGATCTGCTATAGCTCTAACACTAACACCTAGCGTTAACAACAGTGTTGCCTGTATCTGTCCGTCCTAATGGAGGCCACGGCTCTCAGCATTGGAAAGTCCGTGCTGGATGGAGCGCTTGGTTACGCCAAATCCGCTCTGGCGGAGGAGGTGGCTCTGCAACTTGGAGTCCGGCGTGACCAGGTCTTCATCACCAATGAGCTCGAGATGATGCAGGCTTTCCTCATGACTGCCCATGACGAGAGATATGATGACGACAGGGTTGTCAAAGTGTGGGTGAAACAAGTCCGCGATGTGGCCTATGATGTCGAGGACACCCTTCAAGAATTTGCTGTTCGCCTTGAGAAGCAGTCCTGGTGGCGTATCCGTCGCACACTGCTGGATCGGCGCCGCGTGGCCAAGCAGATGAAGGAGCTCAGAGCCAATGTTGAGGATGTTAGCCAGAGGAAC
Encoded proteins:
- the LOC119344881 gene encoding disease resistance protein PIK6-NP-like; its protein translation is MLNRSGREFFLETEGVLIAIQVAAATKCCLYLSVLMEATALSIGKSVLDGALGYAKSALAEEVALQLGVRRDQVFITNELEMMQAFLMTAHDERYDDDRVVKVWVKQVRDVAYDVEDTLQEFAVRLEKQSWWRIRRTLLDRRRVAKQMKELRANVEDVSQRNMRYHLVRSKPVLTAAEQSAIASATLFGIDGARNATKYKKSNVDLAQL